In the Diprion similis isolate iyDipSimi1 chromosome 2, iyDipSimi1.1, whole genome shotgun sequence genome, one interval contains:
- the LOC124416427 gene encoding uncharacterized protein LOC124416427 isoform X5 — MIAPRKSLGNNHWKSVGADYAGVGPGVGLAAGGEEDAGDSVERVRDFVEKIVEGLVGDVDEIPIDRLYDHIAYDRLVANYKQPLAGALARLAIALQLSIGNKPAADTPTMAHAALRDLVERAVEEARKLPGLGNPDAGRSTEPGDVADQTYEDLLATAILNKVIEKYQTERVDNNSNTLGAKKTSQNQKYITSEIEVGLDEGVEEGSSSLEPLSQDEYGSDCSAPPSKYSINRQEPLSLTIEEHIEEVTTTYTSDEEERDEAAANGLNFNKAHRVPFPEFGMDIIDLSQESSEELQDEVSTPTHVDLVTPVESWEENWLFQKKKMQAQSEPVSMLVPNPSEDLKPLIGDREADDTSDLSDCSAHSDEEIEDELLEAINNVIPKPPGNTEETEASGLLEAKGRGEINTRTADDARTIVHDNLTMNTATHFQINEPSANGMTNGHNEQKPASPSSGTTEIKLGIEDMLVFHLRDKKTSQSEQKTTHQDPSSEFIQAEKSSGNIITLDEKIGGSDVKIPEPASRVKSRASVEITSRSGVQTVVVNSSSTSFTEKSNLDVTGPEVPESVCQLDQPKDQQAKRPSVTPRLNELDKLPQDQLVNQKDDLCSKGCPRTPASSPLKQEVGATEIQTRTDFRSLDEKLVSIETKVGTNLSSLEEKLRSYVPDFEKNQDLNLTEVANGVVEARFAFVESGNENHHTVITEEHRIDLQHEDGAQQESEYTEHYATATQRHLDSLKRPGKGGKILGIHEHDDIPPPIPSTPPPIARLRQCREAAALANLEVDQPEPAERKKVEVDLFLATPPRPGTIAEREHKKWENAAPIENNPYSEENIQKRLWQRQYSRKVSSESSSGVNTEAPKVDGTSIQVVLGAGQPDVKRYGRDYYINEAKKASGERARRSAMLNAGRPNSSLSQNSGSFEGDIEQQVSYGLDRFEEASLRGSLHRRSFRGQNSSPHFVTNPLLHLQVGEDLKVSRVDELSDPCVSDSVTDRVRNSASSSYRGNDAPIDTVQHRIVGPSNAHHDTECSSNEDSNVTVRNAASRYGESKLIQTLSKTRDPKASSCGEVPKEQNNQMDFSEMSSEKLASISDLMSEGRNRELRVLDDRGRLVDLDPENFERLFKTGDAVENFAVNPLYDLENNFLLPNRNPQRSNFVDQDSGMYSIESNEVTETDKSGIRKEEDEEPPKRLSVDESKRGDEIVTSNGKRYSNFGSFKFNTFGGIKRRRFNWNDLQDEFDDTDSENEGMAEYPDNVSDFGSMKCQTFGGIKQRTNFDGKNIIKYHKVKLRPSLSFRDAKEAKQRRETMSENGEDILYSNFETRRDPSYTKFRDAKVNSNGERVKKKKPSHHVGSKRASAERNIGDENLMASFLRDALMRPKSRLSTDNESIYSLDTASAQKSPRYRGVSSRPIKPRAIRDDSSLRLEPPESPEVIERSFETLAGLRRSRSLKDDSNSILRSSSVHRKIAEDVSMW; from the exons ATGATTGCGCCTAGAAAATCGTTGGGAAATAATCATTGGAAATCAGTCG GAGCGGACTATGCTGGGGTTGGTCCTGGCGTGGGTCTTGCCGCCGGAGGCGAAGAGGATGCGGGTGATTCGGTGGAAAGGGTCCGAGACTTCGTCGAGAAGATAGTCGAAGGCCTCGTCGGAGACGTCGACGAGATACCGATAGACCGCCTCTACGATCACATCGCCT ATGATCGACTTGTGGCAAACTACAAGCAACCATTGGCTGGGGCCCTAGCACGACTGGCGATAGCGCTTCAACTCTCTATCGGTA ATAAGCCGGCAGCCGATACTCCGACAATGGCGCACGCCGCGCTTCGTGATTTGGTCGAACGTGCTGTGGAGGAAGCGAGGAAGCTGCCTGGACTCGGAAATCCGGATGCTGGACGGTCCACCGAGCCCGGAGATGTAGCCGACCAGACCTACGAGGATCTACTCGCGACTGCTATACTCAACAAG GTAATCGAGAAGTACCAAACCGAACGCGTCGACAATAACAGCAACACATTAGGCGCCAAGAAAACCTCTCAGAATCAAAAATACATCACGA GCGAAATCGAGGTGGGACTCGACGAAGGCGTCGAGGAAGGCAGCAGCAGCCTCGAACCACTCTCGCAGGATGAGTATGGCAGCGATTGTAGCGCACCACCCTCGAAATATTCCATCAATCGTCAGGAACCACTATCGTTGACG ATAGAAGAGCACATCGAAGAAGTGACAACGACCTACACTTCGGACGAGGAAGAACGAGATGAAGCCGCGGCAAATGGTCTGAACTTCAACAAGGCGCATCGTGTGCCTTTCCCTGAATTTGGAATGGACATAATCGATC TTTCGCAAGAGTCTTCCGAGGAATTGCAGGACGAGGTGTCGACACCGACGCACGTGGATCTAGTCACGCCTGTCGAGTCATGGGAGGAGAATTGGCTGtttcaaaagaagaagatgcaGGCTCAATCCGAACCAGTTTCAATGCTGGTCCCAAATCCTAGCGAAGATTTAAAGCCTTTAATTGGCGATAGAGAAGCCGATGACACCTCCGATCTGTCCGACTGTTCCGCTCATTCCGACGAAGAAATTGAGGACGAACTTCTCGAAGCTATCAACAACGTGATTCCAAAACCTCCAGGTAATACGGAAGAGACCGAAGCTTCTGGTTTGCTGGAAGCTAAGGGAAGAGGGGAAATTAACACGCGAACTGCAGATGACGCCCGAACGATTGTTCACGATAATTTAACGATGAACACCGCCACTCACTTCCAAATCAACGAACCTAGTGCCAACGGAATGACGAACGGACATAACGAACAGAAACCCGCGAGTCCATCGTCGGGGACGACGGAGATCAAACTTGGCATTGAAGATATGCTCGTGTTTCATTTGAGGGACAAAAAGACGTCGCAATCTGAGCAGAAAACTACGCATCAGGATCCGTCGAGCGAGTTTATACAGGCGGAAAAATCGTCGGGAAATATCATAACGTTGGATGAAAAGATAGGTGGAAGTGATGTAAAAATTCCAGAACCAGCTTCTAGAGTGAAGTCGAGAGCTTCGGTCGAAATCACGAGTCGAAGCGGGGTCCAAACGGTCGTGGTGAACAGCTCGTCGACTTCTTTTACAGAGAAGTCTAATCTTGATGTGACAGGTCCTGAGGTACCTGAATCGGTCTGCCAGCTCGACCAACCAAAGGATCAACAAGCGAAGCGTCCATCCGTCACACCGCGACTTAACGAGTTGGATAAACTGCCTCAAGACCAGCTTGTCAACCAGAAGGATGATTTGTGCTCAAAAGGGTGCCCCAGAACTCCAGCATCATCTCCTCTTAAACAGGAAGTCGGAGCCACAGAAATCCAAACTCGTACCGATTTCCGTTCGCTGGATGAAAAACTGGTATCCATCGAGACGAAAGTTGGCACGAATCTTAGTTCGCTGGAAGAAAAACTGAGAAGCTACGTTCCGGACTTCGAAAAGAACCAAGACCTCAATCTTACGGAAGTTGCAAACGGAGTGGTTGAAGCGCGTTTCGCTTTCGTAGAAAGCGGCAACGAGAATCATCACACTGTGATAACCGAGGAGCACAGAATCGACCTGCAAC ACGAGGATGGTGCTCAGCAGGAAAGCGAGTACACCGAGCATTACGCTACAGCGACCCAGAGACACCTGGACAGTTTAAAGAGACCTGGCAAAGGTGGCAAAATACTCGGTATTCACGAGCATGACGATATCCCACCGCCAATACCCTCGACTCCTCCACCGATTGCTAGACTCAG GCAGTGCCGCGAGGCTGCGGCGTTAGCCAACCTTGAGGTTGATCAGCCCGAACCAGCCGAACGGAAGAAGGTCGAAGTTGACCTGTTTCTCGCCACCCCACCTCGTCCAG GCACGATAGCCGAGCGCGAGCATAAGAAGTGGGAAAATGCCGCGCCGATAGAGAACAATCCTTACAGTGAGGAAAACATTCAGAAAAGATTATGGCAACGACAATACTCCCGGAAGGTATCATCCGAATCTTCATCTGG GGTTAACACCGAAGCACCAAAGGTGGATGGAACCTCTATTCAAGTGGTCCTGGGCGCTGGTCAACCGGACGTCAAGAG GTATGGGAGAGACTACTATATCAACGAGGCAAAGAAAGCAAGTGGGGAGCGCGCTAGAAGATCGGCTATGTTGAATGCCGGAAGACCGAACAGCTCGTTATCCCAGAATTCCGGCTCGTTCGAAGGCGATATTGAACAGCAGGTGAGTTATGGACTTGACAGATTCGAGGAGGCATCCCTGCGGGGCAGCCTTCATAGACGGAGCTTTCGAGGGCAGAATTCGAGTCCCCATTTTGTAACCAACCCTCTGCTCCACTTGCAAGTTGGCGAGGATTTGAAAGTTAGTCGAGTTGACGAGCTAAGCGACCCTTGCGTGTCCGATTCCGTAACAGACAGAGTACGAAATAGCGCGTCGTCGAGTTATCGAGGAAACGATGCACCGATTGACACGGTGCAACACCGAATTGTTGGGCCCAGTAATGCTCACCACGATACCGAGTGCTCGTCGAATGAAGACTCAAATGTCACGGTAAGGAACGCGGCGTCCAGATATGGAGAATCAAAATTGATTCAAACTTTATCGAAGACGAGAGATCCG AAAGCAAGTTCTTGTGGAGAGGTACCGAAGGAACAGAACAATCAAATGGATTTCTCTGAGATGTCCTCTGAGAAATTAGCGAGCATTTCCGATTTAATGTCTGAGGGAAGAAATCGCGAGCTTAGAGTATTGGACGACAGAGGAAGATTGGTAGATCTCGATCCAGAGAACTTTGAAAGACTTTTCAAAACCGGAGATGCTGTTGAAAACTTTGCTGTTAATCCGTTGTAtgatttagaaaataatttcctacTACCGAATCGTAATCCACAACGTTCTAATTTTGTGGATCAAGATTCCGGAATGTATTCCATCGAATCGAACGAAGTAACGGAAACGGATAAGAGTGGGATTAGGAAAGAGGAGGATGAAGAACCGCCGAAAAGATTGTCAGTTGACGAGTCGAAAAGGGGTGACGAAATCGTGACGTCCAACGGTAAGAGATATTCGAACTTTGGAAGCTTCAAGTTCAATACATTTGGTGGAATAAAGAGAAGACGCTTTAACTGGAACGACCTGCAGGACGAGTTTGACGACACGGATTCGGAAAACGAGGGTATGGCCGAATACCCGGATAACGTTTCGGACTTTGGCAGTATGAAGTGTCAAACTTTCGGCGGAATCAAGCAGAGAACAAATTTCGatggtaaaaatataataaagtaCCATAAAGTTAAATTGAGGCCAAGTCTCTCGTTCAGAGACGCCAAAGAGGCGAAGCAGCGACGGGAAACCATGTCCGAGAACGGAGAGGATATTCTCTACAGCAATTTTGAGACTCGAAGAGATCCAAGCTACACAAAGTTCAGAGATGCAAAAGTgaactcgaacggcgaacgtgtcaagaagaagaaaccaTCGCATCACGTTGGCTCGAAAAGAGCGTCAGCCGAACGGAACATCGGCGATGAAAACTTGATGGCGAGCTTTTTGAGAGACGCCCTGATGCGGCCAAAGTCACGATTGTCGACCGACAATGAATCAATTTATTCTCTGGATACTGCATCAGCTCAAAAATCGCCCCGTTATCGAGGAGTATCCAGCCGTCCGATCAAACCTCGTGCAATTCGCGATGACAGCAGTCTTAGATTAGAACCACCCGAGTCCCCAGAAGTGATAGAAAGAAGCTTTGAAACGTTGGCCGGTTTACGGAGGAGTCGAAGTCTTAAGGACGATAGTAACAGTATTCTTAGAAGTAGCAGCGTGCATAGAAAGATTGCCGAGGACGTATCTATGTGGTGA
- the LOC124416427 gene encoding uncharacterized protein LOC124416427 isoform X6, translating into MRADYAGVGPGVGLAAGGEEDAGDSVERVRDFVEKIVEGLVGDVDEIPIDRLYDHIAYDRLVANYKQPLAGALARLAIALQLSIGNKPAADTPTMAHAALRDLVERAVEEARKLPGLGNPDAGRSTEPGDVADQTYEDLLATAILNKVIEKYQTERVDNNSNTLGAKKTSQNQKYITSEIEVGLDEGVEEGSSSLEPLSQDEYGSDCSAPPSKYSINRQEPLSLTIEEHIEEVTTTYTSDEEERDEAAANGLNFNKAHRVPFPEFGMDIIDLSQESSEELQDEVSTPTHVDLVTPVESWEENWLFQKKKMQAQSEPVSMLVPNPSEDLKPLIGDREADDTSDLSDCSAHSDEEIEDELLEAINNVIPKPPGNTEETEASGLLEAKGRGEINTRTADDARTIVHDNLTMNTATHFQINEPSANGMTNGHNEQKPASPSSGTTEIKLGIEDMLVFHLRDKKTSQSEQKTTHQDPSSEFIQAEKSSGNIITLDEKIGGSDVKIPEPASRVKSRASVEITSRSGVQTVVVNSSSTSFTEKSNLDVTGPEVPESVCQLDQPKDQQAKRPSVTPRLNELDKLPQDQLVNQKDDLCSKGCPRTPASSPLKQEVGATEIQTRTDFRSLDEKLVSIETKVGTNLSSLEEKLRSYVPDFEKNQDLNLTEVANGVVEARFAFVESGNENHHTVITEEHRIDLQHEDGAQQESEYTEHYATATQRHLDSLKRPGKGGKILGIHEHDDIPPPIPSTPPPIARLRQCREAAALANLEVDQPEPAERKKVEVDLFLATPPRPGTIAEREHKKWENAAPIENNPYSEENIQKRLWQRQYSRKVSSESSSGVNTEAPKVDGTSIQVVLGAGQPDVKRYGRDYYINEAKKASGERARRSAMLNAGRPNSSLSQNSGSFEGDIEQQVSYGLDRFEEASLRGSLHRRSFRGQNSSPHFVTNPLLHLQVGEDLKVSRVDELSDPCVSDSVTDRVRNSASSSYRGNDAPIDTVQHRIVGPSNAHHDTECSSNEDSNVTVRNAASRYGESKLIQTLSKTRDPKASSCGEVPKEQNNQMDFSEMSSEKLASISDLMSEGRNRELRVLDDRGRLVDLDPENFERLFKTGDAVENFAVNPLYDLENNFLLPNRNPQRSNFVDQDSGMYSIESNEVTETDKSGIRKEEDEEPPKRLSVDESKRGDEIVTSNGKRYSNFGSFKFNTFGGIKRRRFNWNDLQDEFDDTDSENEGMAEYPDNVSDFGSMKCQTFGGIKQRTNFDGKNIIKYHKVKLRPSLSFRDAKEAKQRRETMSENGEDILYSNFETRRDPSYTKFRDAKVNSNGERVKKKKPSHHVGSKRASAERNIGDENLMASFLRDALMRPKSRLSTDNESIYSLDTASAQKSPRYRGVSSRPIKPRAIRDDSSLRLEPPESPEVIERSFETLAGLRRSRSLKDDSNSILRSSSVHRKIAEDVSMW; encoded by the exons ATGA GAGCGGACTATGCTGGGGTTGGTCCTGGCGTGGGTCTTGCCGCCGGAGGCGAAGAGGATGCGGGTGATTCGGTGGAAAGGGTCCGAGACTTCGTCGAGAAGATAGTCGAAGGCCTCGTCGGAGACGTCGACGAGATACCGATAGACCGCCTCTACGATCACATCGCCT ATGATCGACTTGTGGCAAACTACAAGCAACCATTGGCTGGGGCCCTAGCACGACTGGCGATAGCGCTTCAACTCTCTATCGGTA ATAAGCCGGCAGCCGATACTCCGACAATGGCGCACGCCGCGCTTCGTGATTTGGTCGAACGTGCTGTGGAGGAAGCGAGGAAGCTGCCTGGACTCGGAAATCCGGATGCTGGACGGTCCACCGAGCCCGGAGATGTAGCCGACCAGACCTACGAGGATCTACTCGCGACTGCTATACTCAACAAG GTAATCGAGAAGTACCAAACCGAACGCGTCGACAATAACAGCAACACATTAGGCGCCAAGAAAACCTCTCAGAATCAAAAATACATCACGA GCGAAATCGAGGTGGGACTCGACGAAGGCGTCGAGGAAGGCAGCAGCAGCCTCGAACCACTCTCGCAGGATGAGTATGGCAGCGATTGTAGCGCACCACCCTCGAAATATTCCATCAATCGTCAGGAACCACTATCGTTGACG ATAGAAGAGCACATCGAAGAAGTGACAACGACCTACACTTCGGACGAGGAAGAACGAGATGAAGCCGCGGCAAATGGTCTGAACTTCAACAAGGCGCATCGTGTGCCTTTCCCTGAATTTGGAATGGACATAATCGATC TTTCGCAAGAGTCTTCCGAGGAATTGCAGGACGAGGTGTCGACACCGACGCACGTGGATCTAGTCACGCCTGTCGAGTCATGGGAGGAGAATTGGCTGtttcaaaagaagaagatgcaGGCTCAATCCGAACCAGTTTCAATGCTGGTCCCAAATCCTAGCGAAGATTTAAAGCCTTTAATTGGCGATAGAGAAGCCGATGACACCTCCGATCTGTCCGACTGTTCCGCTCATTCCGACGAAGAAATTGAGGACGAACTTCTCGAAGCTATCAACAACGTGATTCCAAAACCTCCAGGTAATACGGAAGAGACCGAAGCTTCTGGTTTGCTGGAAGCTAAGGGAAGAGGGGAAATTAACACGCGAACTGCAGATGACGCCCGAACGATTGTTCACGATAATTTAACGATGAACACCGCCACTCACTTCCAAATCAACGAACCTAGTGCCAACGGAATGACGAACGGACATAACGAACAGAAACCCGCGAGTCCATCGTCGGGGACGACGGAGATCAAACTTGGCATTGAAGATATGCTCGTGTTTCATTTGAGGGACAAAAAGACGTCGCAATCTGAGCAGAAAACTACGCATCAGGATCCGTCGAGCGAGTTTATACAGGCGGAAAAATCGTCGGGAAATATCATAACGTTGGATGAAAAGATAGGTGGAAGTGATGTAAAAATTCCAGAACCAGCTTCTAGAGTGAAGTCGAGAGCTTCGGTCGAAATCACGAGTCGAAGCGGGGTCCAAACGGTCGTGGTGAACAGCTCGTCGACTTCTTTTACAGAGAAGTCTAATCTTGATGTGACAGGTCCTGAGGTACCTGAATCGGTCTGCCAGCTCGACCAACCAAAGGATCAACAAGCGAAGCGTCCATCCGTCACACCGCGACTTAACGAGTTGGATAAACTGCCTCAAGACCAGCTTGTCAACCAGAAGGATGATTTGTGCTCAAAAGGGTGCCCCAGAACTCCAGCATCATCTCCTCTTAAACAGGAAGTCGGAGCCACAGAAATCCAAACTCGTACCGATTTCCGTTCGCTGGATGAAAAACTGGTATCCATCGAGACGAAAGTTGGCACGAATCTTAGTTCGCTGGAAGAAAAACTGAGAAGCTACGTTCCGGACTTCGAAAAGAACCAAGACCTCAATCTTACGGAAGTTGCAAACGGAGTGGTTGAAGCGCGTTTCGCTTTCGTAGAAAGCGGCAACGAGAATCATCACACTGTGATAACCGAGGAGCACAGAATCGACCTGCAAC ACGAGGATGGTGCTCAGCAGGAAAGCGAGTACACCGAGCATTACGCTACAGCGACCCAGAGACACCTGGACAGTTTAAAGAGACCTGGCAAAGGTGGCAAAATACTCGGTATTCACGAGCATGACGATATCCCACCGCCAATACCCTCGACTCCTCCACCGATTGCTAGACTCAG GCAGTGCCGCGAGGCTGCGGCGTTAGCCAACCTTGAGGTTGATCAGCCCGAACCAGCCGAACGGAAGAAGGTCGAAGTTGACCTGTTTCTCGCCACCCCACCTCGTCCAG GCACGATAGCCGAGCGCGAGCATAAGAAGTGGGAAAATGCCGCGCCGATAGAGAACAATCCTTACAGTGAGGAAAACATTCAGAAAAGATTATGGCAACGACAATACTCCCGGAAGGTATCATCCGAATCTTCATCTGG GGTTAACACCGAAGCACCAAAGGTGGATGGAACCTCTATTCAAGTGGTCCTGGGCGCTGGTCAACCGGACGTCAAGAG GTATGGGAGAGACTACTATATCAACGAGGCAAAGAAAGCAAGTGGGGAGCGCGCTAGAAGATCGGCTATGTTGAATGCCGGAAGACCGAACAGCTCGTTATCCCAGAATTCCGGCTCGTTCGAAGGCGATATTGAACAGCAGGTGAGTTATGGACTTGACAGATTCGAGGAGGCATCCCTGCGGGGCAGCCTTCATAGACGGAGCTTTCGAGGGCAGAATTCGAGTCCCCATTTTGTAACCAACCCTCTGCTCCACTTGCAAGTTGGCGAGGATTTGAAAGTTAGTCGAGTTGACGAGCTAAGCGACCCTTGCGTGTCCGATTCCGTAACAGACAGAGTACGAAATAGCGCGTCGTCGAGTTATCGAGGAAACGATGCACCGATTGACACGGTGCAACACCGAATTGTTGGGCCCAGTAATGCTCACCACGATACCGAGTGCTCGTCGAATGAAGACTCAAATGTCACGGTAAGGAACGCGGCGTCCAGATATGGAGAATCAAAATTGATTCAAACTTTATCGAAGACGAGAGATCCG AAAGCAAGTTCTTGTGGAGAGGTACCGAAGGAACAGAACAATCAAATGGATTTCTCTGAGATGTCCTCTGAGAAATTAGCGAGCATTTCCGATTTAATGTCTGAGGGAAGAAATCGCGAGCTTAGAGTATTGGACGACAGAGGAAGATTGGTAGATCTCGATCCAGAGAACTTTGAAAGACTTTTCAAAACCGGAGATGCTGTTGAAAACTTTGCTGTTAATCCGTTGTAtgatttagaaaataatttcctacTACCGAATCGTAATCCACAACGTTCTAATTTTGTGGATCAAGATTCCGGAATGTATTCCATCGAATCGAACGAAGTAACGGAAACGGATAAGAGTGGGATTAGGAAAGAGGAGGATGAAGAACCGCCGAAAAGATTGTCAGTTGACGAGTCGAAAAGGGGTGACGAAATCGTGACGTCCAACGGTAAGAGATATTCGAACTTTGGAAGCTTCAAGTTCAATACATTTGGTGGAATAAAGAGAAGACGCTTTAACTGGAACGACCTGCAGGACGAGTTTGACGACACGGATTCGGAAAACGAGGGTATGGCCGAATACCCGGATAACGTTTCGGACTTTGGCAGTATGAAGTGTCAAACTTTCGGCGGAATCAAGCAGAGAACAAATTTCGatggtaaaaatataataaagtaCCATAAAGTTAAATTGAGGCCAAGTCTCTCGTTCAGAGACGCCAAAGAGGCGAAGCAGCGACGGGAAACCATGTCCGAGAACGGAGAGGATATTCTCTACAGCAATTTTGAGACTCGAAGAGATCCAAGCTACACAAAGTTCAGAGATGCAAAAGTgaactcgaacggcgaacgtgtcaagaagaagaaaccaTCGCATCACGTTGGCTCGAAAAGAGCGTCAGCCGAACGGAACATCGGCGATGAAAACTTGATGGCGAGCTTTTTGAGAGACGCCCTGATGCGGCCAAAGTCACGATTGTCGACCGACAATGAATCAATTTATTCTCTGGATACTGCATCAGCTCAAAAATCGCCCCGTTATCGAGGAGTATCCAGCCGTCCGATCAAACCTCGTGCAATTCGCGATGACAGCAGTCTTAGATTAGAACCACCCGAGTCCCCAGAAGTGATAGAAAGAAGCTTTGAAACGTTGGCCGGTTTACGGAGGAGTCGAAGTCTTAAGGACGATAGTAACAGTATTCTTAGAAGTAGCAGCGTGCATAGAAAGATTGCCGAGGACGTATCTATGTGGTGA